A genomic region of Mycobacterium senriense contains the following coding sequences:
- a CDS encoding NUDIX hydrolase, producing MSDGEQGKPRRRRGRRRGRGTPVSSENQTAGQVTGDSTATKSRRSRASRRGPDQLRTVHETSAGGLVIDGLDGPRESQVAALIGRIDRRGRMLWSLPKGHIELGETAEQTAIREVAEETGIRGSVLAALGRIDYWFVTDGRRVHKTVHHYLMRFSGGELSDEDLEVAEVAWVPMGELPSRLAYADERRLARVADELIDKLQSDGPASLPPLPPSAPRRRPQTHSRTRHSDKPAAGRKNGHGPGP from the coding sequence GTGTCGGACGGCGAACAAGGCAAACCACGTCGGCGCCGGGGGCGTCGCCGCGGCCGTGGCACCCCGGTTTCGTCCGAGAACCAAACCGCCGGTCAAGTGACCGGTGATTCGACGGCCACCAAGTCGCGCCGATCCCGGGCGTCCCGCCGCGGACCCGATCAGCTGCGCACCGTGCACGAAACCTCGGCCGGGGGGCTGGTCATCGACGGGCTCGACGGACCGCGCGAGTCTCAGGTCGCCGCGTTGATCGGTCGCATCGACCGGCGGGGACGGATGCTGTGGTCGCTGCCCAAAGGGCACATCGAACTCGGCGAGACCGCCGAGCAGACCGCTATAAGAGAAGTGGCCGAAGAGACCGGCATCCGGGGCAGCGTGCTGGCCGCGCTGGGCCGTATCGACTACTGGTTCGTCACCGACGGCCGTCGTGTGCACAAGACCGTGCACCACTATCTAATGCGGTTCTCCGGCGGTGAGCTGTCCGACGAAGATCTCGAAGTCGCCGAGGTGGCCTGGGTACCGATGGGCGAACTGCCGTCCCGGCTGGCCTACGCCGACGAGCGTCGCCTGGCCCGCGTGGCCGACGAGCTGATCGACAAGCTGCAGAGCGACGGTCCGGCCTCGCTTCCGCCGCTGCCGCCCAGCGCGCCGCGGCGCCGCCCGCAGACCCATTCGCGGACTCGGCATTCTGACAAACCGGCCGCAGGCCGGAAGAACGGCCACGGACCGGGGCCGTGA